The genomic segment ACGAATGTTCAACTGTACAAACAATATTTGATTCAGAAAGAGATGTTTCAGCAAGGAAAATGTGGCATTATTATACAATGCAAATTTGGAAAGATTCTATTGgacaattaaaaaataataaccaaCACTCAACATGCATCGTCGGGCTCCGAGAGTAACACACGCCTTTCCATTAAGGAGACATTTATAAAGGACTctgatgaaaatgaaaatgcTAGGCTGTCCAAAGGTTCAGAAACATAATTTAATCATCCCTTGTCTATGAAGTATGCAGCTTTGATAAGTTGTTGAGCGGGTTGAGCAATATTAATCGAAGGAAGAAATGAACCAAGGAAGTTCCTATTCTGGACCTGGGATCCAAGTGGCTAGATAAGAAGGACCAACACTTCTATCAGACGATGGTGGTCTGAAGGAATGCCAGTCGTGAAGGTGAATGCTGATGAAAGATGGGAATTTGTCGATTCTGGAAACTTTGTACACAGATTAGGCAGTGTCTAAAATAACGAAAGGACGGGCATAGTATGCTCCAACTGGCAGATCTTAGATAAAGATTGGATGCAAGGGTCTTAGTGTTTACTCTAGAAATAACAGAGAGCTCCAATGGTTTAATGATAGGTATAAATTTCagcaataatttattttttaaggaaATTGTGGAAAAACCTATCATTCGTTCACAGGTTATGGTTTGCTTAGTATCAAGGAAAAAGCTTCAATGAAGGGTGGAGGatgtaaattatttatttattaattagtaATATCTAGCATTTTTTTAGTTACCAAAAGAAATTTTCTGTAATTTATCAAAATCTAGGATAGACTTTTAGATAAAACTCATGGCACGAAAGTTCGAGTTTCTTTGTTTGCTAAATaccttcagatttgtgtttcaaaTTGTAGGAAAGATTTTTTTCATCAtaataaatgattttatgacatgtttttgtttactgatttttttactattgagttatatatttttaagaTTTGAGTCATCTTACAAATGTGATATCAATTGCCTAAATATTTGGTGTGGCGCTGATGATTTCAGGGGATTCAAGCACTCGCGAAACCTTTAAAATGAGCAGTCAGGATGGGGTTTTGAGGCACACAGAGAGTCAATTGAGGATGCCAGGGTTAGATGTTGATCTTAATGCGGTGCCTCCATCTGAAAACCAGGGTTGGGAAGGGACTTCAACTCACACCATGTCACAGGACGGGCAAGAAGGAACCAGTATGCTGGATGCTGCACCGATTGATCTTGAGGCatgtgatgatgatgatgtcaTTATATCTTCCCCAAGAGCATTTGCAGAAGTACGATAAATGTTATTTTGGCTCTACATCTGCTCTTTAATTGTTAACTCCATCAGTAAAACAACATTGATCTCTAATTTTTTTCTCAGGCAAAATACAATTCTAGAAAGAATCGTGGGCTTCCTGTTGTTGTTGATGTCGACGCTGGTAAAGTACATGTATTCTGTAGGCTTTGCTTTCAACTGCGGCATGGTGCTTATTTTACCAATGAGTGTGTGCTATTGGGAGCAGTTAgaaatttaactttaaaatcgtaaccatgatataataaatacatgacattattcaagaaaaaacatatatacagCATGACATATCTTAAACAGATTAAGAGGTgggtcatttttcaaaatttattgcTATTGGGATGAAAACCAAGTAGTTCCAAgtgtttttatttctttataataatattctttattttttttattattttcatcgTGTACAAAAAAATGTGAAGTGCATTCAGCCATTTTGTAAAGTGGGTTATGCTCTTGAAtttatgtatatatttgttGGTTTTCTATGTTCTttgttgaatttaaattttcttggAAAGTTACTGCGGAATAACATTAACTTAAGGCATTCATTTTAGCTACTTGATGATCCAAATAACTTCGATCCAGGGGTCAGGTTTAACTATTTATGTTATTTCGCTGAAAATGTCAGACTTGCTATTGTCCACTAGCTTCTAGGAAGCCCATGGCTGGTAATTGTGATGAATATGTAAATTTGATGAACTTATTTATTACACTTTTTTTATTAGTCAGTGCTAGTTGAAGTGAattgttttgtttttatttctttttttgtttcCCAACCAATTTTACTTTCTAGGAACTCTAATATAATCCATAATTGTTACAGAAGAAAGGTCACCTCAAAGCAACCAGACAAGTTGCCTCTCAAACCAAACAAATGCAAATTCTGGCATTTACGTAAATCTAGAAGACAGTAGCAATCTATTGGTAACAACTTGTCTCTGCTGAATGCTGGTCGCGTACAATCTTCGTATACTTCTAGTGAAAGTATAAtatgtttttgaaaaatataatataatatgctTTTACTCTTGTATTTATGGTGCCTACGTACGCGCATATGTTCCAATTTACTTTGGTTGTGAATCTTGTGATTGATATCTTTTTCAGTTACTTTGCTGTCTGGCGaccttttcttttcatttacACATATCAAGATTGCATAGTTTGATCTAACGGTACACACGAGTCGAGTGGAGTACCATGCTACTCTAGCTCGACTCGATGCTTGGGCTCGAACTCGATCAAGTAAGCAATTTCAaactcgagctcgactcgtgtACATGTCGAGATACTCCAGCATGTGCTTGAATAACTCGAAATTCTTCCTAGCATATTTATTGACAAAAAAGTTTAGGATTTTAAATTATAGGTATATATTGAAAACAATATCCCTTAAATTTTGTATcttctaaataaaaaaaaatatgtagtCACTCTAGTAGCTTGACTCGCAATAAAAAACTAAACTTTGAACTCGGCTTGATTAAAGACTCGAGTTACTCAAACGGGGTTTTTACCGCTCACGAGTTAATCACGAATAGTTTGGCTAATTTGCACTTGGATCTGAACTGAGACGAACTTATTTTATAAGTCGTGAGTGCACCTGTTTTTTGGGTCTAGAAACATGATAGAGGACCGAGTATTTGTATTCTTTTTTAATCTCCGTGGTTTCATATTGTTCAGAAGTTCCTACTTGGGTCCTTTCGTTTCTGCATTATTTACCATCATAGGTTTTGCTTTACAGATCTTATCTATTGGGCTTGCTCGTTTTTTGATATATTGAACATTGGTCTCTTTTGGGTTTATTAACATGCATGCATATGTGTCATTATATGTCAATATCCCCAAGTCAGGCAGTTTAGTTGTTGAAGTCGGTATCAGATTGACTAGTCATGTGGTTTACGAGTTTCAGCCAAAACGAGAACGGAGTAGGACATTGCCACCGCCACCACCGAAGGAACCTATATTCAACTGCCCTATTTGCATGGGTCCATTTGTCGAGGAGATGTCGACAAAGTGTGGTCACATTTTCTGCAAGGTGTGCATCAGAAATGCCATAGC from the Primulina tabacum isolate GXHZ01 chromosome 16, ASM2559414v2, whole genome shotgun sequence genome contains:
- the LOC142529922 gene encoding uncharacterized protein LOC142529922: MIGDSSTRETFKMSSQDGVLRHTESQLRMPGLDVDLNAVPPSENQGWEGTSTHTMSQDGQEGTSMLDAAPIDLEACDDDDVIISSPRAFAEAKYNSRKNRGLPVVVDVDAEERSPQSNQTSCLSNQTNANSGIYVNLEDSSNLLPKRERSRTLPPPPPKEPIFNCPICMGPFVEEMSTKCGHIFCKVCIRNAIAAQNKCPTCRGKITLKNIFRIYLPSTNSS